Proteins from a genomic interval of Afifella aestuarii:
- a CDS encoding glycosyltransferase family 61 protein, whose translation MAENAAAILRGLAGREVAPVRAPDLWAQPGIWYPLSPRLRAKAVAGAAPLGDEGPRLALGAPPETEIERQPLQARPRYVVAGKNVLLAGQRALIDPGDPDIAESGAAEPVLVNDVLLLPAPFFDQSRPLSAFPREFRMTHGVSRAGERLGISADAHLAPPIETPVVALGSTESRNYGSWLFRILPKLLLLDEIPEAAGRALLMPMEAEWMREIVAAAAPGRDVIAQDVTAITPLADCLAPSLAAPGNVFPSALRRALTGFAARLAGPASSARGAGRRLYISRRSWSKTAPRRILMNEDEIVTRLGTLGFEEIRPETLPLGARIAAFQEAEVVIGPSGSGLFNCVFCRPGTTILELEPHGGFRPMHQSLYRSLGLAHGFLRGEIVSPGPAPAHPNWRIEAEAVLRIAEACAAR comes from the coding sequence GTGGCTGAGAATGCCGCAGCCATCTTGCGCGGCCTTGCCGGGCGCGAGGTCGCGCCGGTGCGGGCGCCCGATCTCTGGGCGCAGCCCGGCATCTGGTATCCGCTCTCGCCGCGGCTGCGGGCCAAGGCCGTTGCGGGCGCCGCACCGCTCGGCGATGAGGGGCCGCGGCTTGCCCTCGGTGCGCCACCCGAAACGGAGATCGAGCGCCAACCGCTTCAGGCGCGGCCGCGCTATGTCGTTGCGGGAAAGAACGTCCTTCTCGCCGGTCAGCGGGCGCTGATCGATCCGGGAGATCCGGACATCGCCGAGAGCGGCGCGGCGGAGCCCGTCCTCGTCAACGACGTTCTCCTTCTCCCCGCGCCCTTCTTCGATCAGTCTCGCCCGCTGTCGGCCTTTCCACGCGAATTCCGCATGACGCACGGGGTGAGCCGTGCCGGCGAAAGGCTCGGCATCTCGGCCGACGCCCACCTTGCGCCGCCGATCGAAACCCCGGTGGTCGCACTCGGCTCGACCGAATCGCGCAACTACGGCTCCTGGCTTTTCCGCATCCTGCCGAAGCTCCTGCTCCTCGATGAGATCCCCGAAGCGGCGGGGCGCGCGCTCCTCATGCCGATGGAGGCGGAGTGGATGCGCGAGATCGTGGCGGCCGCCGCGCCCGGACGGGACGTCATCGCGCAGGACGTCACGGCGATCACGCCGCTTGCCGATTGTCTCGCCCCTTCGCTTGCCGCCCCCGGCAACGTGTTTCCGTCCGCGCTGCGCCGGGCTCTCACGGGCTTTGCGGCGCGGCTGGCCGGCCCCGCATCCTCGGCGCGCGGCGCCGGGCGCCGGCTTTATATCTCGCGCCGAAGCTGGTCGAAGACGGCACCGCGGCGCATTCTTATGAACGAGGACGAGATCGTCACCCGCCTCGGCACCCTCGGCTTTGAGGAGATCCGGCCCGAGACCCTGCCGCTCGGCGCCCGCATCGCGGCCTTCCAGGAAGCCGAGGTCGTCATCGGCCCGTCGGGCTCCGGCCTCTTCAACTGCGTCTTCTGCCGGCCGGGCACGACGATCCTGGAGCTCGAGCCGCATGGCGGCTTCCGTCCCATGCATCAGAGCCTTTATCGCAGCCTCGGCCTCGCCCATGGCTTCCTGCGCGGTGAGATCGTGTCGCCGGGCCCGGCACCGGCCCATCCCAACTGGCGGATCGAGGCGGAGGCGGTCTTAAGAATCGCAGAGGCGTGCGCGGCGCGCTGA
- a CDS encoding calcium-binding protein, which translates to MATLTGTSGADQINGTSEQDTIYGLAGADTLTDGAESDIIYGGDGGDSIVGANDGVGDTVIGGEGDDQIDFTADAGGFGVTGGISEIYGGEGADTLNASGSSLSFILGGGDGADSILGGDGADTIYGGAETDVITDGDGADIIYAGAGDETIDTSGDTDADTVFGADGDDSLTGGAEDLILGGAGDDVLVGGEAFGGEGADTVTAAATGGEIGGGDGADSLIGDAGADTIYGGEGSDEIIGGGEADEIYGGAGVDTITLDGDDTAFGGADADSIVAGGSDNVIYGGAGGDSIGGSGGSNEIGGNDGDDTIIGADADTIYGGSGDDAITLEDSVVAFGGEGADTISGAAAEFGDATVTGGAGDDVFDFTADFGSGSGSTDTITITDFDADGNDVLQLDSGDTVSATADGDDYVLTITDGDGDTLTVVLEDTSTFNLSDDINYV; encoded by the coding sequence ATGGCTACACTTACTGGCACGTCTGGCGCCGATCAGATTAACGGCACCAGCGAACAGGATACGATCTACGGCCTGGCCGGCGCCGACACCCTCACCGATGGTGCCGAATCCGACATCATTTACGGTGGCGACGGCGGTGATTCCATCGTCGGCGCGAACGACGGTGTTGGTGATACCGTCATCGGCGGCGAAGGCGACGACCAGATCGACTTCACGGCTGACGCCGGCGGCTTCGGCGTGACGGGCGGAATCTCCGAGATCTACGGCGGCGAAGGCGCCGACACGCTGAACGCTAGCGGCTCGTCGCTCAGCTTCATTCTCGGCGGCGGCGACGGTGCAGACAGCATCCTCGGCGGCGACGGCGCCGACACCATTTATGGCGGTGCTGAAACCGATGTCATCACGGATGGCGACGGCGCTGACATCATCTACGCCGGCGCTGGCGATGAGACCATCGACACCAGCGGTGATACGGATGCCGACACGGTGTTTGGTGCCGACGGCGACGACAGCCTGACCGGTGGTGCAGAGGACCTGATCCTCGGCGGTGCTGGCGACGACGTGCTGGTCGGCGGTGAAGCCTTCGGTGGCGAAGGTGCCGATACGGTTACCGCAGCAGCAACCGGTGGTGAGATCGGCGGCGGTGACGGCGCAGACAGCCTTATCGGTGACGCAGGTGCCGATACGATCTACGGCGGCGAAGGCTCCGACGAGATCATCGGCGGCGGCGAAGCCGACGAGATCTACGGCGGCGCGGGCGTCGACACGATCACGCTCGACGGCGACGACACTGCCTTCGGTGGTGCCGATGCCGACTCGATCGTTGCTGGCGGCAGCGACAACGTCATTTATGGCGGCGCCGGCGGTGACTCGATCGGCGGCTCCGGCGGCTCGAACGAGATCGGCGGTAACGACGGTGACGACACCATCATTGGTGCTGATGCCGACACGATCTACGGCGGCTCCGGCGACGACGCGATCACACTGGAAGACTCTGTGGTTGCCTTCGGCGGTGAAGGCGCTGATACGATCAGTGGTGCGGCTGCCGAGTTCGGCGATGCCACGGTCACCGGCGGCGCCGGCGATGATGTCTTCGACTTCACCGCGGATTTCGGTTCCGGCTCTGGTTCGACCGACACGATCACCATCACCGACTTCGATGCGGATGGGAACGACGTCCTGCAGCTGGACTCCGGCGACACGGTGTCCGCAACCGCGGATGGCGATGACTATGTCCTCACCATCACTGATGGTGACGGCGACACGCTGACCGTAGTTCTCGAAGATACAAGCACGTTCAACCTTTCGGACGACATCAACTACGTCTGA
- a CDS encoding HlyD family type I secretion periplasmic adaptor subunit, with protein sequence MKELQAIGMYGKPAPTARKPRKDDEPFYHAWHHEVPLKLTRAYRLAIIAMFCFVGLGTYWAVSAPIDGAFMADGRLVAQGKNRIVEHLEGGIVNEVLVKEGEQVKAGDLLARIDVTSAEAKLATAQMQRDVARVKLARYLAEQRGDDKIVLPPDLERRIAEEPELADTASSQREEFEAKTAEMTSLKTILNQRIDNNQQLLDNLKEMLTERRDRVEATQEEVRVSSDLLEKGLTTRDRNFALNRQLASDQDNVRQTLIQMDDKRSTINETQEQLNRALSQRANEVAQQITDLRSNIFELSSNIRYFSDVTKRSEVRAPVSGTIVNVAVNTQDQVIKPGDPIFEILPEGVPMSIEAMVDPHYIDSVHQGQHVSIRFPSRERSKAIQILDGEVSYISPDSEQDEKTGRYFYKVRASVDPESLKEYGKVMPGNVGQVYFELENKTFLEYLIEPYQDMRDKAFVG encoded by the coding sequence GTGAAGGAATTGCAGGCGATCGGCATGTACGGCAAGCCGGCCCCAACGGCCCGCAAGCCTCGCAAGGACGACGAGCCCTTCTACCATGCCTGGCATCACGAAGTGCCGTTGAAGCTGACGCGCGCCTACCGGCTCGCCATCATCGCCATGTTCTGCTTCGTCGGGCTTGGCACCTATTGGGCTGTCTCCGCCCCGATCGACGGCGCCTTCATGGCCGATGGCCGCCTGGTGGCGCAGGGCAAGAACCGCATCGTGGAGCATCTGGAAGGCGGCATCGTCAACGAGGTGCTGGTCAAAGAGGGCGAGCAGGTGAAGGCGGGCGACCTTCTGGCCCGCATCGATGTGACGAGCGCGGAGGCGAAGCTTGCGACCGCGCAGATGCAGCGCGACGTCGCCCGGGTGAAGCTTGCCCGCTATCTCGCCGAGCAGCGGGGCGACGACAAGATCGTCCTGCCGCCGGATCTGGAGCGGCGCATCGCCGAAGAGCCGGAGCTCGCCGACACGGCGAGTTCGCAGCGCGAGGAATTCGAAGCCAAGACGGCGGAGATGACGTCGCTGAAAACGATCCTCAACCAGCGCATCGACAACAATCAGCAGCTCCTCGACAATCTGAAAGAGATGCTGACGGAGCGGCGCGATCGCGTAGAGGCGACGCAGGAAGAGGTGCGCGTTTCGAGCGATCTTCTTGAAAAGGGCCTGACGACGCGCGATCGTAATTTTGCGCTCAACCGCCAGCTCGCGTCCGACCAGGACAACGTCCGTCAGACGCTCATTCAGATGGACGACAAGCGCTCCACCATCAATGAGACGCAGGAACAGCTGAACCGGGCTCTGTCGCAGCGGGCAAACGAGGTCGCCCAGCAGATCACGGATCTGCGCTCCAACATCTTCGAGCTCTCCTCGAATATCCGCTATTTTTCCGATGTGACGAAGCGTTCGGAAGTGCGCGCGCCGGTTTCCGGCACGATCGTGAATGTCGCCGTCAACACGCAGGACCAGGTGATCAAGCCGGGTGATCCGATCTTCGAGATCTTGCCGGAAGGCGTGCCGATGAGCATCGAGGCGATGGTCGACCCGCATTACATCGATTCCGTGCACCAGGGTCAGCACGTCTCGATCCGCTTCCCCTCGCGCGAGCGCTCCAAGGCGATCCAGATTCTCGACGGCGAGGTGAGCTACATTTCGCCGGACAGCGAGCAGGACGAAAAGACCGGCCGCTATTTCTACAAGGTGCGCGCCTCCGTCGATCCGGAGAGCCTGAAAGAGTACGGCAAGGTCATGCCGGGCAATGTGGGACAGGTGTATTTCGAGCTCGAAAACAAGACCTTCCTGGAATATCTGATCGAGCCCTATCAGGACATGCGCGACAAGGCCTTCGTCGGCTGA
- a CDS encoding glycosyltransferase family protein, producing MGESETPGMLADRLAAQLPITARRVLLAGRPVPGLEVLLRARNPKIEIDRADSATPAADMPGDASSCETGPYDAAALAADTPDEAEAALKALAPRVRDEGVCALLVPNRFFWPRLQAFLAGKNDGARAGFDPEELQEMAKRAGAPLARIVAIQAGPGLSEETAKAVRPLCAALKVDGETALRRLAASHFTAQTRPRRVPDRIIRFTGKTLASKPDAMAIVRMQAPLAALGTLPVFMIDDLGPTPKRPSQGTRDVFVWQRPILTREESLPVYRQILETHKLFVVEFDDHPMRWPVIAENGHLTFRSAHAVRTSTETLAKIIREWNPNVFVSPNQIEALPPFRPVESRQGPVRLLFAALNRKEDWAPYIDAVNEVVSRYGPDRLRVDVVFDRAFYEAVKAEDKRYQPVLPFREYKSLLSKADIAWLPLEDNLFNRCKSDLKFIECGAYSVAVVASPVIYGDVVRHGETGLLYKSAKQLREHLRALIDDRERRGKIARAAYDEVASRRLRTYHASGEAAWYAGLLQNHEALEAERVARLRGEPAWGEPQTETA from the coding sequence ATGGGCGAGAGCGAGACGCCGGGCATGCTGGCCGACAGGCTTGCGGCGCAGCTGCCGATCACGGCGCGCCGCGTCCTCCTCGCCGGGCGGCCCGTACCGGGGCTCGAGGTGCTGCTGCGGGCCCGCAACCCAAAAATCGAGATCGACCGCGCGGACAGCGCCACGCCCGCTGCGGACATGCCGGGCGATGCTTCCAGCTGTGAGACGGGCCCCTATGATGCCGCCGCACTTGCCGCCGACACGCCCGATGAGGCGGAAGCCGCGCTGAAGGCGCTGGCGCCGCGCGTGCGCGACGAGGGTGTCTGCGCGCTCCTCGTGCCAAACCGGTTTTTCTGGCCGCGGTTGCAGGCCTTCCTCGCCGGCAAGAACGATGGCGCCAGAGCCGGTTTCGATCCCGAAGAGCTGCAGGAGATGGCGAAACGCGCCGGAGCGCCACTTGCACGCATCGTCGCCATCCAGGCGGGACCAGGGCTCAGCGAAGAGACGGCAAAGGCCGTGCGGCCGCTCTGCGCCGCGCTGAAGGTCGATGGAGAGACCGCGCTCCGGCGGCTCGCGGCATCGCATTTCACCGCCCAGACGCGCCCGCGCCGAGTGCCGGACAGGATTATCCGCTTCACCGGCAAGACGCTCGCTTCAAAGCCCGACGCGATGGCAATCGTCCGCATGCAGGCGCCGCTTGCAGCACTTGGCACGCTGCCCGTGTTCATGATCGACGATCTCGGCCCCACGCCCAAACGCCCGAGCCAGGGGACACGCGACGTCTTCGTCTGGCAGCGGCCGATCCTGACGCGCGAGGAATCGCTTCCCGTCTACAGACAGATTCTCGAAACCCACAAGCTCTTCGTTGTGGAGTTCGACGATCATCCGATGCGCTGGCCCGTGATCGCGGAAAACGGCCACCTCACCTTCCGCTCCGCGCATGCCGTCAGAACCTCGACGGAAACGCTCGCCAAGATCATCCGGGAGTGGAATCCGAACGTCTTTGTCTCGCCCAACCAGATCGAGGCTCTGCCGCCGTTTCGGCCCGTCGAGTCCCGGCAGGGGCCGGTCAGGCTTCTCTTTGCCGCGCTCAACCGCAAAGAGGATTGGGCCCCCTATATCGATGCCGTCAACGAGGTCGTCTCCCGCTATGGACCGGACAGGCTTCGCGTCGACGTCGTCTTCGACCGTGCGTTTTACGAGGCGGTGAAGGCGGAGGACAAGCGTTACCAGCCGGTTCTGCCGTTCAGGGAATACAAGTCGCTCCTGTCGAAGGCGGATATCGCCTGGCTGCCGCTCGAAGACAATCTCTTCAACCGCTGCAAGAGCGACCTGAAGTTCATCGAGTGCGGTGCTTATTCCGTCGCCGTCGTCGCGAGCCCGGTGATTTATGGCGATGTCGTCCGCCATGGCGAGACGGGGCTTCTCTACAAATCGGCGAAACAGCTCCGCGAGCATCTGCGGGCCCTGATCGACGATCGCGAGCGGCGCGGAAAAATCGCCCGGGCGGCCTATGACGAAGTTGCGTCACGGCGCTTGCGCACCTACCACGCGAGCGGCGAGGCTGCATGGTACGCAGGCCTGTTGCAAAATCACGAAGCGCTCGAGGCCGAGCGCGTCGCGCGCCTGCGCGGTGAGCCGGCCTGGGGTGAACCACAAACCGAGACGGCCTAG
- a CDS encoding sulfotransferase, with product MTARPDFEKFIVIVTYGRSGSTLLQTALQTIPGAMIRGENNNLLYPLFRAWKRAHNTRYNQGQTPIPAHGPWYGADEIVPRRFGEELAGLFVREILKPTSQTRVLGFKEIRFHDAEPGEMPEFLDFIREFFPPCRLVFNTRRAADVARSSWWKDVETEKVMEMVEDLDRQYADYVAAHSDTSFLVRYDDYVKDRASLRALFDFLGEAYDEAAIEAAFARRLPH from the coding sequence ATGACTGCCAGGCCCGACTTCGAGAAATTCATCGTCATCGTCACCTATGGCCGCTCGGGCTCCACGCTGTTGCAGACGGCCCTGCAGACAATCCCCGGAGCGATGATCCGGGGGGAAAACAATAACCTTCTCTATCCGCTCTTCCGGGCGTGGAAGCGCGCCCACAACACACGCTATAATCAGGGACAGACGCCGATCCCCGCGCACGGGCCATGGTACGGCGCCGACGAAATCGTGCCGCGCCGCTTCGGCGAGGAACTCGCCGGCCTCTTCGTGCGCGAGATTCTGAAACCCACGTCGCAGACACGTGTCCTCGGCTTCAAGGAAATCCGCTTCCACGATGCGGAGCCCGGCGAGATGCCGGAGTTTCTCGATTTCATCCGCGAGTTCTTCCCGCCCTGCCGGCTCGTCTTCAACACGCGGCGCGCCGCCGATGTCGCGCGCTCCTCGTGGTGGAAAGATGTGGAAACCGAAAAGGTAATGGAGATGGTGGAGGATCTCGACCGGCAGTATGCGGATTACGTCGCCGCCCATTCCGATACGAGCTTCCTCGTGCGCTACGACGATTACGTCAAAGACCGGGCGAGCCTGCGCGCCCTTTTCGACTTCCTCGGCGAAGCCTATGACGAGGCGGCGATCGAGGCGGCCTTCGCCCGCCGTCTGCCGCATTGA
- a CDS encoding CmcI family methyltransferase, producing MLIGRGASAPLFLCRTQRRRAHGLSISLEQINVFFFGFKRGRYFPTRRFPPLTPEEQATTDRFHRLYYRRLFSKATAPSEVSWLGHRVLKCPMDMITYQEIITETQPDLIIECGTKFGGSAFFLATICQLVGNGRIVTIDINAPDDPPKHNLITYLTGSSTDAAIVEQVKNIIRPDMRVMVILDSDHRAAHVRRELELYAPLVSSGCYLIVEDGNVNGHPVFPEHGPGPQEAIKDFLATDDRFELDTQRERHLLTLNPGGFLGRKGEAASA from the coding sequence ATGTTGATCGGAAGGGGCGCTTCGGCGCCCCTTTTTTTATGCAGAACGCAGAGGAGACGAGCTCATGGGCTTTCGATCTCGCTCGAGCAAATCAATGTTTTTTTCTTCGGTTTCAAACGCGGCCGGTATTTCCCGACACGGCGGTTTCCGCCGCTGACGCCGGAGGAGCAGGCGACCACCGACCGCTTTCATCGGCTCTATTACCGGCGCCTTTTCTCCAAAGCGACCGCGCCGTCCGAGGTGAGCTGGCTCGGTCACCGGGTTCTGAAATGCCCGATGGACATGATCACCTATCAGGAGATCATCACCGAGACGCAGCCTGATCTCATCATCGAATGCGGGACGAAGTTCGGCGGCAGCGCCTTCTTCCTGGCGACCATCTGTCAGCTCGTCGGAAACGGCCGCATCGTGACCATCGACATCAACGCGCCGGACGATCCGCCCAAACACAATCTGATCACCTATCTCACGGGATCGAGCACCGATGCCGCGATCGTGGAGCAGGTGAAGAACATCATCCGGCCCGATATGCGCGTGATGGTCATCCTCGATTCAGACCACCGGGCCGCGCATGTCCGTCGGGAATTGGAGCTTTATGCGCCCCTGGTCAGCTCAGGCTGCTACCTGATCGTCGAGGACGGCAACGTCAACGGCCATCCCGTCTTTCCCGAGCACGGCCCCGGGCCGCAGGAAGCGATCAAGGACTTCCTCGCCACAGACGACCGTTTCGAGCTCGATACGCAGCGCGAACGGCATCTTTTGACGCTCAATCCCGGCGGCTTTCTGGGCCGGAAGGGCGAAGCGGCGTCCGCCTGA
- a CDS encoding class I SAM-dependent methyltransferase encodes MTEDLSWLYSPAVFQVPERIGASGWLEHTPFAFWLIDKLRPERLVELGTHTGISFCAFNQAIKQLGTATACHAVDTWQGDQHAGYYGDNIYNELARYNEDRYGSFATLIRARFDEALAHFDDGAIDLLHIDGLHTYEAVAHDHKTWLPKVKEGGVILFHDTNVRRGDFGVHRYWAEIAEGAHAFEFLHGFGLGVLVKGEPRNEAMAALCAARHDPEATSAVRRTFGFLGGAVTNRLKLAMAAKKAPAQARQA; translated from the coding sequence ATGACCGAAGATCTTTCCTGGCTTTATTCGCCGGCCGTCTTTCAGGTGCCTGAGCGGATCGGAGCCTCAGGCTGGCTGGAGCACACGCCCTTCGCCTTCTGGCTCATCGACAAGCTGCGCCCGGAGCGCCTCGTCGAACTCGGCACGCATACCGGCATTTCGTTCTGTGCCTTCAATCAGGCGATCAAGCAGCTTGGCACGGCAACCGCCTGCCACGCGGTCGACACCTGGCAGGGTGACCAGCACGCCGGCTATTACGGCGACAACATCTACAACGAGCTGGCGCGTTACAACGAGGATCGCTACGGCAGCTTCGCGACCTTGATCCGGGCCCGCTTCGACGAGGCGCTCGCGCATTTCGACGACGGCGCCATCGATCTTCTGCATATCGACGGGCTTCACACCTACGAGGCCGTCGCGCACGACCACAAGACCTGGCTGCCGAAGGTGAAGGAGGGGGGCGTCATCCTCTTTCACGACACCAATGTCCGCAGGGGCGATTTCGGCGTGCACCGCTATTGGGCGGAGATCGCCGAGGGGGCGCATGCGTTCGAGTTCTTGCATGGCTTTGGCCTCGGCGTGCTCGTCAAGGGCGAGCCGCGGAACGAAGCGATGGCCGCGCTCTGCGCGGCCCGCCACGACCCGGAGGCGACGAGCGCCGTACGCCGTACGTTCGGCTTCCTGGGCGGGGCCGTGACGAACCGCTTGAAACTCGCGATGGCGGCGAAGAAGGCTCCGGCGCAAGCGCGTCAGGCCTGA